In one window of Carcharodon carcharias isolate sCarCar2 chromosome 14, sCarCar2.pri, whole genome shotgun sequence DNA:
- the tmem221 gene encoding transmembrane protein 221 gives MASASVLAGGVLVLFIIVIHALVKAWCAGRARLPERGTTLFENNPTPRGGWQEPERSDHREEEEEESHLPAFRRETAYERYREQKAFYVATSASRAGLAGRDGYGRSQALSAERSRPCAGPWDGVTHEMRRVLARKGTVCRKDSTLV, from the coding sequence ATGGCAAGCGCCAGTGTCCTCGCTGGTGGGGTACTGGTGCTCTTCATCATTGTCATCCATGCCCTGGTGAAGGCTTGGTGTGCGGGCAGGGCCAGACTCCCAGAGCGTGGCACCACACTGTTTGAGAACAACCCCACCCCGAGAGGCGGCTGGCAGGAGCCGGAGCGTTCGGATcacagggaggaagaggaggaagagtcgCACTTGCCGGCTTTCCGCAGAGAGACCGCCTACGAACGCTACCGGGAGCAGAAGGCCTTTTACGTGGCCACTTCGGCGAGCCGTGCCGGCCTTGCAGGGCGTGATGGGTACGGGCGTTCACAGGCGCTGTCGGCAGAACGTAGCAGGCCGTGTGCCGGGCCGTGGGATGGGGTGACGCATGAAATGAGGCGGGTCCTGGCACGCAAGGGAACCGTCTGCAGGAAGGACTCAACGCTGGTCTGA